From a region of the Lactuca sativa cultivar Salinas chromosome 4, Lsat_Salinas_v11, whole genome shotgun sequence genome:
- the LOC128133838 gene encoding uncharacterized protein LOC128133838: protein MLPEWMIDVPDRLDHDWYVFARPSGKRCFVVSSNGTTISRLRNGSLLHRFPSSLPNGARTREGSRSAQSYCILDCIFHELDQTTLMGAETATSSRSTSALLLPSSQYSDDRKEKKEQGLGFVGGCSDQQKRKKMGLG, encoded by the exons ATGCTTCCGGAGTGGATGATTGACGTCCCTGATCGTCTCGATCACGATTG GTATGTATTTGCAAGACCTTCTGGAAAACGATGCTTTGTTGTTTCATCAAATGGAACAACTATCAGCAGATTACGCAATGGCTCCCTCCTGCACCGATTTCCTTCTTCTCTACCTAATGGTGCTCGAACCAGAGAAGGTTCTCGATCTGCCCAATCATATTGCATACTTGACTGCATATTTCACGAG TTGGATCAAACGACATTGATGGGTGCTGAAACGGCGACGAGTAGTCGTAGCACATCAGCTCTGTTGCTTCCATCTTCCCAATACAGCGATGATCGAAAAGAAAAGAAGGAGCAAGGATTGGGGTTTGTTGGGGGTTGCTCAGATCAACAGAAAAGAAAAAAGATGGGGTTAGGCTAG